TAGTAAAATATATCTGCTTAGATGAAACTTTAGTTCCACATACTTCTGGTAGACACGTAAAAAGACAATTCGCAAAATCTAAAGTATCAATCATTGAAAGATTAATGAATAAAATTATGAGAACCCATCTCAACTCAGGTAAGAAAAACAAAGCTTACAACATAGTTAAAGATGCTTTAGAAATTATCAATAAAAGAACTAAAAAGAATCCTGTTCAAGTTTTAGTTACTGCAGTTGAAAACACTGCACCTCGTGAAGAAACTACCCGTATCAAATACGGTGGTATCGGTTATCAGGTTGCTGTGGACATTTCCCCACAGAGAAGAGTTGACCTTTCATTAGGATTCTTGACCAGAGGTACTTTACAATCTTCATTCAAAAACAGAAAATCTGTTGCTGAATGTTTAGCTGATGAATTAATCCTTGCATCTGAAGAAGATTCAAGAAGTTTCGCTTTACAAAAAGCTGAAGAGAAAGAAAGAGTTGCTAAAGCAGCACACTAATCATATAATGTTTATATCTTAGGTGGTTATTTTGAGTAGA
The nucleotide sequence above comes from uncultured Methanobrevibacter sp.. Encoded proteins:
- a CDS encoding 30S ribosomal protein S7, whose product is MSKLFNKWDLDEVKVEDLGLVKYICLDETLVPHTSGRHVKRQFAKSKVSIIERLMNKIMRTHLNSGKKNKAYNIVKDALEIINKRTKKNPVQVLVTAVENTAPREETTRIKYGGIGYQVAVDISPQRRVDLSLGFLTRGTLQSSFKNRKSVAECLADELILASEEDSRSFALQKAEEKERVAKAAH